The genomic interval ACAGATTTCCTAGGATCTCACTTACAAGTTCTATTGATTTATCTTTATTCCTCCCTTTGCTTGGGATTCAATCAGTAAAATGATATTGctttactttttcatttttaacttGCGGCCTGTGCTACCTTGAATGTCTTTAAAGGAAAAAGTGGTCAACCATGAAGCCTCTCATGCAGCATAGGAAATATATGAGGGCGACGGACGATTTCGCATTCGTGACATTCCAGATCGCCCCTAAAATTCCCCCAAAATACATGCCTTTGGGCAACCATTATTTCTACAGTCACCCCAAGATCTGTCACAAACAATATTGaagattatttagaaaatcaatattctaactATGGCAGgataatcattttgtttttactgcATAATTGCTTGTTTTCCCTAAAATTAGtccttaaaatgaaagaaatagcccccaaaGTTCTACAATCGCCCCCCAATGTAGGAATAAAAATAGCCCCTAaaatctaaaaataattttctacccTGCTTTCATGATAATGAACATCGGTGGcacatgtattatgaaatgcaCAAATTGCAGTGTTCAAAGCATTCAAGGCATTCCAACAAGTACACatctacacctgggtggagagtggcaataTGAAACTTACCAGGAAATGATCCTTGATGACAAATGCATTCAGAATCTTCTGCTTCATTCCTTCGTAGTCTCCTACTTCACTCAAGCAAATAGCATACCACTGTGGAAGATATGAGATGGACAATGAGAACATTTATCCCTCGATCATGACCAGAGGACCTTATCATAAAGAGTTAAAAGTgaggtaactttgccattacggCAACTACCacggaaaccttgattttgattggctgctcaGCTAAGTTACCATGGTGAATGCCAAACTGGtgaaagttacaatagttgtaactTATTAGAAAAGAGACAGGCCCAAGATCTGAAATGTATTACACATTCAGCGTCTGTCACATTCTCATGGAAGTCATAATTGTTCCCATATGCAGGCAAGGAAATGGggttctttttttaatctgtgATCACTGTAGTCATCCAGCTATTGCAATGATGTGGCATTTTGTGAcctcaatgacctttgacttcaTTGTGTCACtgttatcaccatcataatcattactttcatttttcGCTCATTACCTTATGGCTTGCAAAATTGTTGTCATTTGCCTTCAGAGCCCTCTGGGCAAAGTCCAGGGATTCGTAGGTCAGTCTCTTTTTGTCCTCTTTACTGGTGCTAGATAGCTGGGCCACACAGCGGCAAGCCCTCGCAAGACGCCATAGAAGCTCATCATTTGTAGTGTCCTTGAAGCGCACAAGATGATCGTACAGCTCAGTGGACTTGTTGGCATCATACAGTCGGTCAGCTTCTTCTGCTGCTGCAACGTCAGGAGAGATAGAGACAGGCTCTGCAACTGGCACCGTCTCTGATTAACagtaatgaaataatattccTGTCATTagtaaatttcatgaataattataGGGGAATCTAACCcaaataaaacttgtttttagaggaaaaagaaaaatgagacaagttgataggtaaaagtttgaacaatatcggacagacaataagaaagtttttacttttttaaagtggtaaatattggtaatcactatacacaTGGAGACTTCatattggccgcatatgtgatgttatagtgatgtaaggcaaggactactctttcatgtactccaatacagaAAATGgcttaaaaatatcattttattcaaagttttacttcaaattatattttgctttcatgaggacataaaacaatatttagattactgccccaggggaatgggtacttaggagaaaaccacaaatccctaataattaagtacatggccttgGAAAGTAgatccttgccccttgtcataaccCAGATGCTGAAATCTACATTGTCTTAGGGATCTAAATTTTAAAcaggccataactttcttattgctcgtccgatttttttcaaactttcaccattctgtctttttttttctccactccaacataacattttatgaccaaggctggattcccctttaggCATACCAAGACTTTTCCTTTGTAAAATCACAACCTAGTGCGTtttctcactatttttttcttttgaatcttttatttatttagaaacaAAATGTACTTGTTTTTACTCATTGAAGTATATATGAAGGGGGGAAGAGCAAAAATGTCCCAACTGTGAATTTTTCTGTTATATATTTAACATATTCTATCACATTATTTGGCAAAATATATTGGCCAATAAAGATGTATTATTACAGGCGTCACAATGTCCCAAATCTAGCAGACTTCAAAGTCCTCTAGAATAAAAATAAGTATGTAAACCTATATAATTTTGTGTATATTTGACTAATATTGACTTTCACATGGACGAAAGTAACTTTAACCAATATAGAAAGTGGggtaaaaatttgacattcagAATAGCTTTTATTTTAGAGAAGCAATTGATGTATAAATATCTTGTAACAGATATACAAGCCCCTATCTCCACTGCcatacctggtgggtgtttcataaagctgtttgtaagatacgaatgactttacgcacgactggtgatcctttcttgtgctatgtgatatccctagatgtaattgagttatgacctaagaacaggttccagtcttacgtaaagtcgttcgtaactttacgaacagctttatgaaacacacaccagaggcccgtttcataaagctgttcgtaagttcagAGCGActataagaacgactggtgatcctttcttgtggtaaatggtacacaccattggcgatgatttagcgcgcaagaaaggatcaccagtcgttcttaaagtcgctcttaacttacgaacagctttataaaacggcCCCCAGGTTGTAACTTACCAGCAACTtaacgaacgactggtgataccTTTCTTGAGCTGAATTGTGTGCACCAATGTTTTAATCGGAGTGGATTTAGCtcccaagaaaggatcaccagtcgttcgtaaagtcgctcataactttacgaacagctttatgaaacacacaccagGTAGCTTGGTTACATTTAACTTGATTCTAACCTTTTGGTTTACCAGACCAGAGACTGAAGCCTCGAGAAACAGTAAGAGATGTTGTGAAGAATGATCCAAGTTTCAGCTTTGTTGAATGACGAGCACATACCTGCCATAATCTTGATACCTAGAAGCAAGAgcatattgttattgttataaataaatgtactttttgtctcgcctgcacagcagagcgagactataggcgccgcttttccaacaGCAGtgacatcaaatcttaaccgaaggttaagcttttgaaatgtcatcataactattCAATTTTTAAGCGAACATACATTGTTAAATTCAGAAAAAGATAATAAGAAGATGAGCATTTACTCACAGATGTTATTGTCGCCATCTTGTTGTCTCTGTTATTGCAGCCTAGCTAAAAGACACATGTAGAGGGCGGCAACATCATGAGCGGTGCTACATAAATAATACGTGCATTGGCCGATAGATATCATGAATCTTACCTCGATGCTAAAATATCCCGCGCTCTAGACCAGTTGAAGCGGGATTTAGTGAAtgacttttaaaaaagatactacaaggcacacattcaatgaacaaggttatatgATATaactccatgtgtggcaaaataaggttggcaatgttcggcttattttctctttttctttgggacaaatgctggATTTTTAAACACAAGCAttttccattacagctattaatcatataacttggctcctAACTTTGATTcgtttgattattttttctaattttaaaacagagattgaaaaatgacaattttcttgccatattactttccaccaatagagggagTACATGTACGCAAAAATATGCCCAACATTCAAGTTTTTTAGCGCTtaggtgaatacaaaaattattcccaaaatactaatgaaaaataaattgcaactgtatggaaataagtattttttgtctcaaaagtgatattttaatgattttttgaaGTGTGCTGCATAcggcattggcataccatagtcctacctgtccCCACAGGCAGAATGGTTGCAGTGAGCAAGTGCTACAAGGGGAAGATTGGACACTTCGGCGATTTTTAGAAACACTTGATTAATGTTCATGGGGAAGGGCGCCCActagcgttgagtaagtaaaccaTCACACATTGGCACACGACTGTGTATAATAcatatggggaaaatgagagaggggatTTGGGAAAAGGCACAAGGGCGGCGCATGAGGAAAGTTAAATATATCAAATTCTaatatcagacaaaaaaatttgaagaaaaaaaaattgaaatgtaaaaatCGTCTATTCCTTCACCCCTCCACAATTTCCCtgatatgttttgtacacagcctacctcaagtgatgttcatGTAGGCTCAACTCCACTTtactaccgctacactatgctacacctacccgaacattAAGGTGGTAAACTCGCTCTATACTctgagtgacaaaggtgggatttaaTGGGCGGAAAATATAAAACTCATGCACcatcatgattttaaaaagaataaaatacttTTCATTCTACTTTTACTCCATATATATCCTCCAGttagtctcaaaattggtgatttagagccagtaTCGGGTTTGTATTAATTCATTGCCGATTCCAAAACATCGCAAATGCAAATTGCGCATGTGTCGCGTGGAAATCGCAGAGCTCTCAGTCtcaatttatgaatattcagGATGGGACTATAGATCAGGATCGTTTCGCATTTGCATGCACAGATCTCGATCTATAgtccttcatgaatattcataatttgagCTGCGATTTCCACGCATGCGCAATTTGCGTACGAGATATTTGGGAATCAGCAGTGaattaatacgtgtgaggaacctGATACTGGctcaaaatcaccaattttgagactaaCCGGAGCCGAGGATCGATGGATATGGAgtgaaattagaatgaaaagtAGAAAGAtaagttttttattctttaggtgtagcgtagtgtagcagtagtgaagtggagtggagcctacaTGAATTGAGGTATACACTGCCCAATATATCGCGCTGGCGATACGCTAAGCATTtaaaattagtaaaaaaaatactaaaacaaaaaagtaaggcTGGCCGAAGGTTAATCTAAAAAGTAATTGGGACTTTTGGAAATTTGGGTGAATTACTGATGTCAGATGACAGAGTAAAAACCTCCAAAATTATTTGTATGATTACATGTTTAGAAAACTCAGTGCAAAAGATGGTAACTATGTCCACCGGATTCCCCAAACTCAATCAATCActttatttttatgtacataGTCCCACATACTGACCGATTTGCTGGTTAACCACGGCAGCTTCATTAAAATAATAGACCTTGATTTCTTTTTAGTTTTATCGATTATCATCTTACCTTCCAGGAATTTCGCAGCTGTCTCACTCTATCTTGGTAACTTATCCTCTGACTTAAACCTAGAAGGAAAGAATATCTGCGTAAACCTATCCTTCCAGCCATAGTTGAGATGAATTGAACAGCAACTTCCAACACTCCACAGCTACAGTACAGCTAAGCCTTGCACGCACAGGGccagggcccgtattccataaacgagataagcatgcttaaagggatcgtttaacattGTGagaagctgatttaaaaaattctcaaattaagatgaattatgtttatgaGTTTATGTACTTGTTCTAAGAAACCCTagaaatcatctttattttgaatgaaaagttgTTAGTAGgtatgaaaatgtgattatattagAACTCGTCTACTAGACGATTTCCCAAATTACTGTGACATcccgatttgaaaataaaattgtatgccTCCCTCTGCGTTGAGATCGTAACGGACACGCAAGCGAGAACTGTCAATCAACCAACAGTGAATGGGGACAAGGCCGCTCCGGCCGGCATGCACTgagaattgtaaacattacatgCAGCGCATGTTCTCTGCTGGCTCTTTTCTATAGTGCCTTGACGGTTCTAGTCGAAGCAGAGAAAGTagtatgaaagaagaaaaacagattcTGATAGCGCAACGAAAGATATGTACAGACCATCTAAGATAAGAAAAATGCAGACTTACTGACTCCTCGCCGGGATGGTAGTAACGTGGCAAATTTGGGGCgatgtactttaatattacatgaAGATAAAGCGAAAGTGTAGCACCAGAATAAAATATGTGCGATCCagaacatcatacatgtacttgagaaTAGAATAAGAACATGTGGTCTCTCGAGCTCTGCGTGTGTCGTGAGCCGAGGCATGGACCATGGCTAGCTGAGGGAAGGGTGGCTTTATCCCATGCGTGAACGTTTCGTTGTTTATGTgggtatgcaaattacttgGTATTACGTAAGACTCTTCCCATATCGCTcgaaaaatgaacataatacaggacattcatttttaattgtgcagtcacatgattataacatttcatttattcaagacTGTTTCTCTAATGGGCCGAGCACCTTTTTGAGAGCAGTAATCAAAACTTGTGTAGTAAATCTGCCATATTTTACTCACGTATGCACTCCCTTCCTTTGAACGCGaggtcctttcttcttcttcttttgcttgacaaattttTGGCGAAATACCTTTAGattgtaaatttttaaatgaaaacctttttttttcttttcaaaattttctcatgAATTGTGCCTCCTCCCTTTAGAAAaacctggatccacccctgcacAACGtaaagctgccccccccccccctccaacacATAACTGCACAGCCCAACAACCAATGTATAAcgaacatttttataataattatataaaaagatttggtgcagcataaaatatataaaatataaaggtATATGCTGGGGATAAAAAGGACATAAAATAATTGCATTATTCTGTGGCCGGCGGCGAAAGCATAAAAATATTAGATTCTGGATTGGCGGTGTTCCGGCGGTGTTGAAGCATGATCTTCCGCCGCCAGTGccagaatgtatatttttacgtacttcgggggggggggggggtaagaaataTTTCCATCCACATTTCTTCCACATCGGCTGATAAAtgcttaattattatcatttaggggGGGTGTCCCATGCAACTAAAGTCTGAATTTTTAAGTACATcgtagctttattcttacaatcatggacctactatggcctaaattaatgatgcgagcgcgaagcgcgcaaggtaatgtttatttttatatttcgccttgaaaataaatataggaGCGCGAACTTTTTTATGAACATGAACATCTTAAACGGGTCATTCTactcacttttggtaatcacgCAGGGTATGTTCATCTCAAACAAttcgatttgatttattgttctcgTAAATGCGTATTagcattttcataacaaaagaaACATAATATCGTTTAAAATTTTGGCATGAATAATAGAGTGTacttattaaaaatatgattcaacCCACACACACCAAATGATCCACACCcaacatattatgatattaaCAATTAGCAGGATCgaggattgtcattataagcacattgcttggaaaaaaataactgaaaacCCGAGATTCAAACttattaaattgcattgattatacaacagaatGGTGCGAGCGCGGAGCACGAAGAACgagttgaaaattattaatattttgacatgaagAGCTGAATCGGGTCATTCTAATCAAATACGGTCTTATGGTAAGTATAAAGTTTATACGCCAAGCGAgctgatatttgttgaaattaagATCTTAATACGAAACATTGTATAAACTGTTTTGGAATATTGCTGCATATTTTCCTGAATAATGATAAGAGCGCATGTAAAACGcaagctgattttttaaaaagtatattcgcgattgattttttttgtataatgatttctactttttctgttttcaaatcgttcctcttttcttatttcattcacttttcttcttcttatatccTTTCTTATCGTTCCTCTCTATTTCCGCTTTCTCTAGGCATAGATAGCAAAGCCCCAAGAAACTCCAGAATCCTGAGACGTCCAGATggtattttgtacaaaaaaatgaagtcaccaatctaaaaatgtcactttaatccgattttaaaaaatgtggaaagACACATGCAGGGTTCGGCGACAGGGCATATAAAGTTTAGTAATAAAATAGAGAAATGCGAGTAAACGCAAAGAGttgaatttgaaaagtttttcgattttatattaaaatcctacatttttatttcaatagcaTGTTCGTGATATTACTTATAACCCCTTATAACATTGCATTATCAAGGGTTATATATAGATATTCCCGTGATGCACATCAGTGTTTCCACGCCTCCCGAAATTTCGGGAAATTTTACCTTTTCCAGGAAAGGTTCCGAATGAAACAAATCCATGCAGGAAATTTCGGGAAATCCAAAGCCTTATtacaagtaaacaataattaaacataGCAACTGTCAAcattcatgttatatttttaaaattgtttgctGAAAGTTTCGGCTGGctacatttttgtacaatttttgttaaaatcaaactaaaaattCTAGGAAATGTCTATAAATTCGAGAAgtttgttttggatctgtggaaacaCCGATGCACATGGCCTTTGTAAGCGGGGGTGCTAAATCACCTCCAAGATTTATATGGGGGTGATGTACAGGTTTGATCcaaacaccttcattttggtgcggaaaacaaactttttatttttgattgtatgattattttgctttaaattttaagtattttcctTTGTCAAAACTGCTATTTTGGTATTATTGGTTTTAGTAAACATgtgatattcatctttttcttatttttattttcacatttttcctttcttttcttttttctttctttctttctttccctcttcctttTAAGGGGGTAACTACCCCACTTATCTAAAATTTAGGAGGGCGTGCCCCTTCCCCTCGCTTCCATTTATCGCTACCTTTCCCATTCCCTTCGTTAGTCTGGTAACCTTATTTCGACGTCAAAGTGTCCACTCTATTGTTCTACAACACAACGAACAtgactaaagaaagaaaattgggaGAGAGAAGTAAAATGAAAGGATCTGAAAACGACGTGTGACCAGGTTGAATTCTCTTATTCACAAAGTGCAACCCTGGACATGGAGGAATGGGGGGTCTGAACATGTgatttttgaaatcttgaaatgaaaatcattacatCATTATGGAATATAAACAGGGGAAAAGACAAACAAGAACATAGCAGACATTTTCGTTTCTAATATTAAaatgtcctttattttttctcctattTCTTGTGTTGTCCAAGGTTGGAGGTTGGTTGCTAGCGACCCCCTCCCTTCACGCTAGCGCATTTACACACTGACGAGGCGGATCGGAGAGATGAAATCATATATCTCCAGAATGgacgatgaaaaaaaattaaaattattgaaagggGGAGCGGGAACGCTATAGATTATGCCTATACCTGcggccccctcaaaaaaaaatggagacgaGGGAAGTGGAAGGGGCGAGTAGCGTATAAGTtctaagtaatgataataatagtaataaaataatataatatttatatagcaCACGTGTCcatcttgttaggtgctcaaggtgcccatgtattattatcactgCTTGATTCGTGTGATCAAAACGAACATACCTATAATCCTTTATTTGAGCCCCTCCCCCGCGCAAACGAAAAACACTACGAACTTCCACAACCATgcaagggagaggggggggggagaagtggtgttcattttcaaaagtgattatattattttattttttgctcacgAGCTACACTCCATCGtaaatgttcaaaatgtttgtcGGTATAGCCCTTGATTCTACAAATGTATATCGGTAACGTGTACCGACGTCAGCTATACGACCATGAGTCTTGGAAGTGTTCAACACtctcctcagtcacattttcttccaCCATACCCAGGGCAGTACAGGCTTTCATCAGTTAAAGGTAGGGGTGGGAATTATCATTCACACTTTCCCGATAGGCcgccaaaatcattttttttttttttttttttttgggggggggcattattcacgttattatttatttatttattcatttatatattagaGGGCTTGACCTAACTAAAGATCGAAGTTCTAATACAGTCTTATCTTACCTTATCTCATGAGGTCTAAATATATCACATGCAAGctaaatttattgtatatttttatttagaactgagaattgaatattctgggcagTTATTGTAATCGTGAAGAAGATGCGTATCTAACGAAAAGATTCGTGCGAGCGCGAAACACAGaagtaatttttaatatactcacCTACAAAAGTATTCgttttgcagtgactcatgaatgtacatgtaatacaaatctCACCAATCAATAAAATGCGAGAGCGAGTTGTACATTTTCAATATCTGGgactaaaaaatgtatattcgaatcacattttcaaccatAAATTGGATGGATATATAAGCATAACTTTATGATGCGAGCGTGCatgaagcgcgaacagaaattcTAATTTTCCGCCCGAAACTCGGacaatctaagcactttttctGTCATGTACAATATGAGTATTATTGAGAACTGAACATGTTAACCACGTTTTGAAATCATAACCAGGATGAGTATGTaatcaaacaattaatgcgagcgcgaagcgcgagctgattatttttttttaaaattcagatctAAAAACTGGAAAGTTCAAGtccgttttttatttaaagaagaaaCGTCATATTAGAGAATTAGACGCGAGGTGATTTTCCCcctagatttagacctaaaacaagacataaaaagcaatggaaccatgaacagaatggctatcactggcgtaaatccgtgttgatgggtgggggggatgactgaaatatttcggcattttttttgcaaccaggtttttagatatgcaaggaattgccattgatatgtccacagtggcgtaccgtgggtcacggcataggggggggggcaccagcaaaaattttgaatcactgagtgagtgcgctagtgagcgcgctcagttgccagttatactgacctaatagagacattttaaggacaatgtcattaaactgatatgtatctcactgatcaaataatgcgagcgcgaagcgcgagctgaattttttttatattcacctaaaaagggacattataatcacaTTTGTGTAAACATGACAGGTACCTGtccgctaaacaatgcgagcgcgaagcgcgagctgaaaatttagataattcagacctgaagtggggcattctaaggtttttttgtaagaattaactaggaccatacgtatttcattaaccaaatgatgcgagcgcgaagcgcgagctgaaaatttttgatattcagatcagaagggacattttaaggactgattttaggaatttatgaaaagcagacatatctcaccaatccactaatgcgaacgtaatcacggacaggaaatgtttcatatatacgaagaccttaacatagggcaatcactttttgagtcgtgaaaaagaagcatatgtcactacataaaacaatgataactgaagtgctaggaaatatatttggtttatattgacttgaaaacgggatgttttagtacaacaggattatatatcacgttaaacagacaatgcgagcaccaggaacaatgaagacgtaggccctgggcaaattatgtttcataaagttatgataaatatgtttcttatgtaatgtaacataacataattataatataatataacattataatgaacaatatttttttctttcccactacgtttctcttcctttctccctcttttctccttttcccctttccccgttttttttttgggtcagccgatgggggggatgtgtcccccatgccccccgtagttacgccactgtatgtccatatggcaaataccaaATACCAACATACTTTTTTagcccatgatggtttaat from Lytechinus pictus isolate F3 Inbred chromosome 2, Lp3.0, whole genome shotgun sequence carries:
- the LOC129254316 gene encoding regulator of microtubule dynamics protein 1-like, whose translation is MAGRIGLRRYSFLLGLSQRISYQDRVRQLRNSWKVSRLWQVCARHSTKLKLGSFFTTSLTVSRGFSLWSGKPKETVPVAEPVSISPDVAAAEEADRLYDANKSTELYDHLVRFKDTTNDELLWRLARACRCVAQLSSTSKEDKKRLTYESLDFAQRALKANDNNFASHKWYAICLSEVGDYEGMKQKILNAFVIKDHFLRAIELNPQDATSVHLLGLWYFTFADMAWYQRKIASAVFASPPTGTYEEALRMFLSAEKVSPNFYSKNLLMLGKTYQKTGDNKSALLFLTKARDYPVKTEEDNQVKEEAKTILASMGHK